One stretch of Equus przewalskii isolate Varuska chromosome 9, EquPr2, whole genome shotgun sequence DNA includes these proteins:
- the NTN5 gene encoding netrin-5, with amino-acid sequence MPVTFALLLFLSQATADPCYHPGGQPRFCLPPVTQLAGMAASCPQACALSPGADPGPRATCNGSLTLALGGPFLLTSISLRFCTPGPPALVLSASWATGGPWRSLWRRPAWPGALGGPEKVTFRAPPGPKSSVVASHLRMEFGGRAGLAAAGVRGRCQCHGHAARCAARARPPRCRCRHHTTGPGCESCRPSHRDWPWRPATPWHPHPCLPCSCNQHARRCRFNSELFRLSGGRSGGVCERCRHHTAGRHCHYCQPGFWRDPSQPITSRKACRACQCHPIGATGGTCNQTSGQCSCKLGVTGLTCNRCGPGYQQSRSPRMPCQRIPEATTTLSTTPGAYSSDPQCQNYCNISDTRVHMNLRRYCQQDYVLRAQVLASDGAGPAWRRLAVRVLAVYKQRVRPVRRGDQDAWVPGADLTCGCLRLQPGVDYLLLGSAAGGPDPARLVLDRHGLALPWRPRWARPLRRLQQEEHAGGCRGLRPPTPSPGPEH; translated from the exons ATGCCTGTGACCTTTGCCCTCTTGCTCTTCCTGAGCCAGGCCACCGCGGACCCATGCTACCATCcggggggccagccccgcttcTGCCTCCCGCCAGTGACCCAGCTGGCTGGCATGGCGGcctcctgtccccaggcctgTGCCCTCTCCCCGGGGGCAGACCCTGGCCCCCGGGCCACCTGTAATGGCAGCCTGACCCTGGCCCTGGGTGGCCCCTTCCTCCTGACATCTATCAGCTTGCGCTTCTGCACCCCAGGACCCCCAGCTCTggtcctctctgcctcctgggcCACGGGAGGTCCCTGGAGATCGCTGTGGCGCAGACCCGCCTGGCCTGGGGCCTTGGGGGGCCCTGAGAAGGTGACCTTCCGTGCCCCACCGGGCCCTAAGTCCAGTGTAGTGGCCAGTCACCTCCGCATGGAGTTCGGGGGCCGGGCAGGGCTGGCGGCAGCTGGAGTGAGAGGCCGCTGCCAGTGCCATGGCCACGCAGCCCGCTGTGCCGCCCGCGCCAGGCCCCCCCGCTGCCGCTGCCGCcaccacaccaccgggccggGTTGCGAGAGCTGCCGCCCATCCCACCGCGACTGGCCCTGGCGGCCCGCCACGCCCTGGCACCCCCACCCTTGCCTGC CCTGCTCCTGCAACCAGCACGCCCGACGGTGCAGGTTCAACTCTGAGCTGTTCAGGCTGTCGGGGGGCCGGAGCGGGGGTGTTTGCGAGCGGTGCCGCCACCACACAGCGGGGCGGCACTGCCACTACTGCCAGCCGGGGTTCTGGAGGGATCCCAGCCAGCCCATCACCAGCCGCAAGGCCTGCAGGG CCTGCCAGTGCCACCCTATTGGCGCAACAGGTGGCACCTGCAACCAGACCAGCGGGCAGTGCTCCTGCAAATTAGGGGTCACCGGCCTGACGTGCAACCGCTGTGGTCCTGGCTACCAGCAGAGCCGCTCCCCCAGGATGCCCTGCCAGC GAATCCCAGAGGCAACTACCACCCTTTCTACGACCCCTGGTGCTTATAGCTCTG ACCCTCAGTGTCAAAACTACTGCAATATCTCGGACACCAGGGTACACATGAACCTTCGGAGGTACTGCCAGCAGGACTACG TTCTCCGCGCGCAGGTGCTGGCGTCCGACGGGGCGGGCCCGGCGTGGCGGCGGCTGGCGGTGCGCGTGCTGGCCGTGTACAAGCAGCGGGTGCGGCCCGTGCGCCGCGGCGACCAGGACGCCTGGGTGCCCGGCGCCGACCTGACTTGCGGCTGCCTGCGCCTGCAGCCCGGCGTCGACTACCTGCTGCTGGGCAGCGCGGCCGGCGGCCCCGACCCCGCGCGCCTCGTCCTCGACCGCCACGGCCTCGCGCTGCCGTGGAGGCCGCGCTGGGCCCGGCCGCTGCGGCGGCTGCAGCAAGAGGAGCACGCCGGAGGCTGCCGCGGCCTCCGACCTCCGACCCCGAGCCCCGGGCCCGAGCACTAG